Proteins from a genomic interval of Harpia harpyja isolate bHarHar1 chromosome 7, bHarHar1 primary haplotype, whole genome shotgun sequence:
- the P3H1 gene encoding prolyl 3-hydroxylase 1 codes for MALPALLLPPLVLLVLLARATTPPEPEPGPAPADLPLPAQPPDALFAAGAEAYARGDWPSVVLQMERALRARAAVRSRLVRCRLRCANATAGPAEGADPQLEPVLRDLLFFRGLLRRAACLRGCGPAAPSRYRVGDELDREFSKRSPYNYLQVAYFKMNRPAQAAAAAHTFFVANPGHQEMKQNLEYYQAMAGVREDDFTDLEAKPHLSEFRLGVRFYTEEQPAAAILHLEKALEEYFVADAECRALCEGPYDYEGYNYLEYNADLFQAITDHYMQVLSCKQGCVTELASQPGREKPLEDFLPSHFNYLQFAYYNNGNYEKAIECAKTYLLFFPSDEVMNQNLAYYTAVLGENLAGPIQPREEIQAYRQRSLMEKELLFFSYDIFGIPFVDPDTWTPEEVIPKRLREKQKVERETAARISEEIGNLMKEIETLVEEKAKESADMSKFIREGGPLVYEGASVTMNSKTLNGSQRVVVDGVLSAEECRELQRLTNAAASAGDGYRGKTSPHTPSETFYGVTVLKALKLGQEGKVPLQSAYLYYNVTEKVRHMMESYFRLEVPLHFSYSHLVCRTAIDEKQEGRSDNSHEVHVDNCILNAEALECVKEPPAYTFRDYSAILYLNGDFEGGAFYFTELDAKTETAEVQPQCGRAVGFSSGSENPHGVKAVTKGQRCAIALWFTLDPRHSERERVQADDLVKMLFSAEEGDLLPETELEQELPAAVAGGKDEL; via the exons ATGGCGCTGCccgcgctgctgctgccgccgctggtgctgctggtgctgctggcgcGGGCGACGACGccgccggagccggagccgggacCGGCACCGGCCGACCTCCCGCTGCCGGCCCAGCCCCCGGACGCTCTGTTCGCCGCCGGCGCCGAGGCGTACGCTCGGGGCGACTGGCCCTCCGTGGTGCTGCAGATGGAACGGGCGCTACGGGCCCGGGCGGCCGTGCGTTCCCGGTTAGTGCGGTGCCGCCTGCGCTGCGCTAACGCTACCGCCGGACCGGCGGAGGGGGCCGACCCCCAGCTCGAACCGGTGCTCCGCGACCTGCTCTTCTTCCGGGGGCTGCTGCGCCGAGCCGCCTGCCTGCGGGGCTGCGGGCCCGCCGCACCCTCCCGGTACCGAGTGGGCGACGAGCTGGACCGAGAGTTCAGCAAGCGCAGCCCCTACAACTACCTCCAGGTCGCCTATTTCAAG ATGAACCGGCCGGCgcaagcggcggcggcggcacacACCTTCTTTGTGGCCAACCCCGGGCACCAGGAGATGAAGCAGAACCTGGAGTACTACCAAGCCATGGCAGGCGTCCGTGAGGATGACTTCACCGACCTGGAGGCCAAACCCCACCTG AGCGAGTTTAGGCTGGGCGTCCGGTTTTACACGGAGGAGCAACCGGCCGCTGCCATCCTGCACCTGGAGAAGGCGCTGGAGGAGTATTTTGTGGCAGACGCCGAGTGCCGCGCGCTCTGTGAGGGACCCTACGACTACGAGGGCTACAACTACCTGGAGTACAATGCGGACCTTTTCCAGGCCATCACAG ATCACTACATGCAGGTGCTAAGCTGCAAGCAGGGCTGTGTTACGGAGCTGGCCTCGCAGCCCGGCCGGGAGAAGCCTTTGGAGGATTTCCTGCCCTCGCACTTCAACTACCTCCAGTTTGCCTACTACAACA ACGGGAATTACGAAAAAGCCATTGAATGCGCCAAAACCTATTTGCTCTTCTTCCCAAGCGATGAGGTGATGAACCAGAATTTGGCCTATTACACCGCTGTCCTGGGGGAAAACCTGGCAGGACCCATCCAACCCCGAGAG GAGATCCAGGCGTACCGCCAGCGAAGCctgatggagaaggagctgctCTTCTTCAGTTACGACATCTTCGGCATCCCCTTCGTGGACCCA GACACATGGACACCTGAAGAGGTGATACCAAAAAGGCTGCGAGAGAAACAAAA GGTGGAGCGGGAGACGGCAGCGCGCATCTCGGAGGAGATTGGCAACCTCATGAAGGAGATCGAGACGCTGGTGGAGGAGAAGGCCAAGGAGTCTGCCGATATGAGCAAGTTCATCCGAGAAG GTGGCCCCTTGGTGTACGAAGGAGCCAGTGTCACCATGAACTCCAAGACCCTGAACGGCTCCCAGCGCGTCGTGGTGGACGGAGTCCTTTCTGCTGAGGAGTGCCGGGAGCTGCAGAGACTCACCAAC GCAGCTGCCTCGGCCGGGGACGGCTATCGTGGGAAGACATCTCCTCACACTCCCAGCGAGACCTTCTATGGCGTGACTGTCCTCAAGGCCCTCAAG CTGGGCCAGGAGGGCAAGGTGCCCCTGCAGAGCGCCTACCTCTACTACAACGTGACAGAGAAGGTGCGGCACATGATGGAGTCCTACTTCCGCCTGGAGGTCCCGCTACACTTCTCCTACTCCCACCTGGTGTGCCGCACAGCCATCGATG AGAAGCAAGAAGGCCGGAGTGATAACAGCCATGAGGTGCACGTGGACAACTGCATCCTCAACGCAGAGGCCCTGGAGTGCGTAAAGGAACCTCCAGCCTACACGTTTCGGGATTACAG CGCCATCCTCTACCTCAACGGGGACTTTGAAGGAGGAGCTTTCTACTTCACCGAGCTGGATGCCAAGACGGAGACC GCAGAGGTTCAGCCGCAGTGTGGCCGTGCCGTGGGCTTCTCTTCCGGCTCGGAGAACCCCCACGGGGTGAAAGCCGTGACCAAGGGCCAACGCTGCGCCATCGCCCTCTGGTTCACCCTGGACCCTCGACACAGCGAGCGG GAGCGCGTGCAGGCAGACGACCTGGTGAAGATGCTTTTCAGTGCGGAAGAGGGAGATTTGCTGCCAGAGACGGAGCTGGAGCAGGAACTGCCAGCTGCCGTCGCGGGGGGGAAGGACGAGCTGTGA
- the C7H1orf50 gene encoding uncharacterized protein C1orf50 homolog, whose protein sequence is MAAEGGEQPGGGGGLGLALVEGSAGRAARVGDPGDLVALARQVQQADDFIRANACNKLTVIAEQIRYLQEQARKVLDEANRDADLHHVACNLVKKPGNIYYMYRRESGQRYFSILSPKEWGTSPHEFLGAYKLQHDMSWTPFEDIERRDAEINILDKLLSQQAALPPCTEPNFQGLTK, encoded by the exons ATGGCGGCGGAGGGCGGCGAGCAGCCTGGCGGCGGGGGTGGCCTGGGCCTGGCCCTGGTGGAGGGCAGCGCAGGCCGCGCCGCCCGCGTCGGGGACCCCGGGGACCTGGTGGCCCTGGCCCGGCAGGTCCAGCAG GCGGACGACTTCATCCGAGCAAACGCCTGCAATAAATTGACCGTCATTGCCGAGCAGATCCGGTACTTGCAGGAGCAGGCTCGGAAG gtctTGGATGAAGCTAACAGAGATGCTGATCTGCACCATGTGGCCTGCAACCTTGTGAAGAAGCCAGGAAACATTTACTACATGTACAGGCGGGAGAGTGGCCAGCGATACTTCTCCATCCTGTCTCCTAAG gaATGGGGGACCAGTCCCCATGAATTTCTCGGTGCCTATAAGCTCCAGCACGACATGTCCTGGACTCCATTTGAGGACATTGAGAGACGAGATGCTGAAATAAACATCCTGGACAAGCTGCTGAGccagcaggcagcactgccccCGTGTACAGAGCCCAACTTCCAGGGCCTGACCAAGTGA